The genomic DNA CGCATCCCTTTTGAGACCGCACTGCTGTCCGAGGTGTTGGCCGAGCGGGGCTGGAACACCTACTGCGTCGGCAAATGGCACCTGACGCCGCTGGAGGAGTCGAACCTCGCGTCCACCAAACGGCACTGGCCGCTGTCGCGCGGCTTCGAACGCTTCTACGGATTCATGGGCGGCGAGACCGACCAGTGGTACCCCGAACTGGTCTACGACAACCATCCCGTCGCGCCACCGGCCACGCCCGAAGAGGGCTATCACCTGTCAAAAGACCTGGCGGACAAGACCATCGAGTTCATCCGGGACGCCAAGGTCATCGCCCCGGACAAGCCCTGGTTCTCGTACGTCTGTCCGGGCGCGGGTCATGCGCCGCACCATGTCTTCAAGGATTGGGCCGACAAATACGCCGGAAAGTTCGACATGGGCTACGAGGCCTACCGCGACCTGGTGCTCGAGAACCAGAAGCGCCTCGGCATCGTGCCGCCCGACACCGAGCTCTCGCCCATGAATCCCTATCTGGACGTCAAGGGCCCGAACGGTGAGCCGTGGCCGCTGCAGGACACGGTGCGGCCCTGGGACGGACTGAGCGACGACGAGAAGCGGCTGTTCGCCCGCATGGCCGAGGTGTTCGCCGGCTTCCTGTCGTACACCGACGCGCAGATCGGGCGGATTCTCGACTACCTGGAGGAGTCGGGCCAGCTGGACAACACCCTCATCGTCGTCATCTCCGACAACGGGGCCAGCGGAGAAGGTGGCCCCAACGGCTCGGTCAACGAGAACAAATTCTTCAACGGCTACATCGACACCGTCGAAGAGAGCATGCGGTACTTCGACACCCTCGGTTCGCCGGACACCTACAACCACTATCCGATCGGCTGGGCGATGGCCTTCAACACGCCCTACAAGCTTTTCAAGCGCTACGCCTCGCACGAGGGCGGTATTGCCGACACCGCAATCATCAGCTGGCCCAACGGAATCGCCGCACACGGCGAAGTGCGCGACAACTACGTCAACGTCGCCGACATCACCCCGACCGTCTACGACCTGCTGGACATCGAACCACCGACCGAGGTGCGCGGCGTGCCGCAGCGGCCGCTCGAAGGAGTGAGTTTCAAAGCAGCCCTGGAAGATTCGGCGGCCGGCACCGGCAAGGCGACGCAGTTCTACGCGATGCTGGGCACGCGGGGCATCTGGCACGACGGCTGGTTCGCGGGCACGGTGCACGCCGCCACGCCGTCGGGGTGGTCGCACTTCGACAAGGACCGCTGGGAGTTGTTCCACATCGCGTCCGACCGCAGCCAGTGCCACGACCTCGCCGCGGAGAATCCGACGAAACTCGCTGAAATGCAGGAACTCTGGTTCGCCGAGGCGGCCAAGTACAACGGCCTGCCGCTGGCGGACCTCAACGTGTTCGAGACGCTGCTGCGGGACCGCCCCTACCTGATGCGCGACCGCCAGACCTTCACCTACTACCCGGGCACCGCCGAGGTGGGCATCGGCGCCGGCGTCGAACTGCGGGGACAGTCGTTCTCGGTACTGGCCGAGGTCGACGTCGAATCGGCGGCCGCCGAAGGGGTGCTCTTCAAGCAGGGCGCCGGCCACGGCGGACATGTGCTGTTCGTCCAGGACGGCCGGCTGCAGTACGTCTACAACTTCATGGGCGAAGACGAGCAGGTGGTGTCCGCGCTCGATCCGTTGCCCTTGGGGCGGCACGTGTTCGGCGTCCACTACGACCGCACCGGCACCGTGGCGGGGAGTCACACTCCGCTCGGCACCGTCGAGCTGCGCATCGACGACGCGGTGGTGGCAACCCGCCCGGATATCCGCGCCCACCCGGGCACCTTCGGCCTCGCCGGCGGCGGCGTCGCGGTCGGGCGCAACGCGGGCCAGCCGGTGTCGAACCGCTACCGGGCCCCGTTTCCCTTCGTCGGCGGCACCATCGCCAAAGTCGTCGTCGACATCTCCGGTACGCCGTATCTTGACGTCGAACAGGAACTGGCCAAGGCGTTCTGCAAGGACTAGGGGACTGAGATGAGCGGACCGATCATCCGGTGCACCGCCGCGATGTCGGCGGCGGTGCTGTTGGGAGCCTGCGGCGGTAAGACCGACGAGAAGCCCACCACTACAACCAAACCCGACGGCACCACCACCACGACCAGTACGTCTGCTCCGTCGTCGACGTCGACGTCGACGGCGGCATCCGGGTCGAAGATGCCCGACCTGCCGACGTACGGAGTGGTCGAGACCACCAAACGCCCTGTCGCGGCCGGGGAGCAGGTCTGCGACCCGCCGAGCCCGCCCGCGCAGACGATGACCGCGTCCACCGGAGCACCCGGGTCGCCGACCGTCGTCGTCGCGGTGCCCGACGGATTCAGTCCGGGCGCGCCGCCGTCCGGTGATGTCGGGCTGAACCTGACGGGCCCCGACGGCCTGACCGGAACCGTGAAGATCACTCCCACGCCGCAGGATGCCGCCGCGGCGTTCCAGGGATACGCCGACGCGCGCACCGCGGGCCACGAATTCAACAGCGTCAGCATCCTGCCCGACGAATTGTGCGGTTACAGCGGGCAGAAGCTGATGGGTGTGCTTGCCGACAAGCCCGGCTCCGGCAGCGATTACGTCGACCGCATCGTGCATGTGTGGACCAACAACGGGGACTACCTCATCGCGCTGCAGTTGCAGGGACCCGCTGGTTCGAAGGGGCTCGATGCGGCAAAGCCGGTGCTGCTGGGGGATTTCGGTATCCGGATGGGCTGAGCGGGGCCGGCGCTCACTACTCGGGATTGGTCAAGCGCGCCAACATGATTCCGCCGACGATCATCGACAAGGCCACCGCCCGGCCGATGTTCAGCGGATCCTTGTGGACCAGCACTCCGATGGCGATGGCACCCACCGCGCCGATGCCGGTGAACACCGCGTAGGCGGTGCCCACCGGCAGCGTCCGCATCGCCAGCGACAACAGGTACACCGACAACGCGCCGACGACAACGCAGATGACCGTCGGTAGCAGGCGGGTGAATCCGTCGGTCGGTTTGATGCTCTGCGACCAGGCGATCTCCACGCCGCCGGCCAAAGCGAGGATGAGCCAGTTCATTTCGCATACTCCGCAGCCAACGCGCGGGCGGTGCTCAGCGCGGCCGCCAGGGATGCGTCGTGCCCGTTCCGGAACTGGGCGAGCGTCGGATCCACCCGGGAGTTGGCCAGTTCGGCGTTGATGAAAACGGTGTCGGTGACGGCGAAATGCCCGGCGAAGAAGTCGCGCAGGAACCGCTCCTGATAGTCGAAGGCCGCCTTGGGCGAGCCCGGCGAGTAGGCGCCACCCCGTGCGGTGGCGACCACGAACCGCCTGGGTGCCAACGACATTCGCGGAAACGTCACCTGGTCCAGCCAGGCCTTCAGGGCGGCCGGAATCGAATAGTTGTACATCGGCGTGCCGATCAGCACGACGTCGGCCGAGCGCAATTCGGCCAGTAGCGGTTCGACGACGGCCCAGGCCGCGGATTGGGCGGGGGTGCGTGCCAGGTCGGCCAGCTCGTCGAGGTCGGTGACGCCGGCGGCAAGTGCCGCATCGCAGATCTCGGTCCAGCCGGCGTCGATGAACGGCACGGGGTCGGCCGCGACGTCGCGGTAGCGGTAGGTCCCGCCGGGTGCCGCCGCGCGCCAGGCCCGCGCGAACGCGGCGCTGACCTGCCGACTGATCGATGGGTTGCGGGCGCTGGCATCCAGGTGAAGCAGCGTGGTCATGGCGATCCTCTCAAAGTGGACACAGTGTCCGGTTAATGATGCAGACAACCGGACAATGTGTCCACTTATTCCGGACGTGAGTTATCGTGCAGTGGTGGATATCGGCGCGGACCTGCTCGGCGGTGACGACGCCGGCGCCGAGCGCGCCGATGCCGCGCGCAACCGCGCCCGGATCCTGGCCGCGGCCGCGGACGTCTTCGCCGCTCGTGACCCGCGCACCGTCACGATGGAACACATCGCCACCGCGGCCGGCGTCGGGCGCGGCACGCTGTACCGGCGTTACCCCAACACCGCGGCCATCGCCGTCGCGCTGCTCGACGAACATGAACGCGCCCTGCAGCGCCAACTGATCTCCGGAGAACCCCCGCTCGGGCCGGGAGCTGCTCCCGCCGAACGACTTTCGGCCTTCTATGCCGCCATGGTCGACCTGCTCGACCGGCACGCGGATCTCGCGCTCGGCGCCGAGGTCGGCGGCGCCCGCTTCGGCACCGGGGCCTACGGTTTCTGGGCCGCCCACGTGCGCGCCCTGCTGGTGCAGGCCGACGTCGCCGACCCGGATGCGCTCGTCGACATCCTGCTGGCGCCGCTGGCTGCCGAGAACTTCCTGCATCAACGCGACCGTGGCCTGTCCGTCGCGCAGATCAGCGGTGCGCTGACGCGGCTGGCGCACGCGGTCCTCGGCTGACCCGCGGGTCCGTTCAGATTCAGCGCGAGCAGATCCCTGTGCACGCGGCGCGGCACCCGCCACCATGAGCCCAACATCGGTGACGGGAGAGGCGTGATGACAGAGAGTGACGCGACGCAAGGCTGGATAAGCCGCGTCGGGACTGATTGGTGGGCAACGATTTTGGGGCTGGCCGTGACGGCACTGGCCGTGGCCGGCGTCCTGCCGAAGATCGGCTGGTGACGCGATGACCGTCGATGCGGCTGACACCGCCGACCACGTCGAATCGGGCGATCACACCGAATCCACGGGCGCCCGCAGGTTCCTCGACTACGTGCCCGGTCTGCTGCTGCTGATCGCGGTGGGCCTGGCCGGAAAATATGCCCAGATCGGCTGGCTGGCGCTGGCCAAGCAGCAGCACTGGCACGTGCCCGACATCGAATACGTGCTGTGGGCCATCGTTTTCGGGTTGATCATCACCAATACTGTTGGGCTGCACCGGATTTTCCGTCCAGGCGTGGCCACGTACGAATTCTGGCTCAAGGTCGGCATCGTCCTGTTGGGCGCGCGGTTCGTCCTCGGCGACGTCCTCAAGCTCGGCGCCACCAGCCTGGTGCAGATCCTGATCGACATGACCGTCGCGGGCGCGATCATTCTCGCCGCGGCTCGGTGGTTCGGACTGTCCGGCAAGCTCGGCTCACTGCTGGCCATCGGGACATCGATCTGCGGCGTGTCGGCGATCATCGCGGCCAAGGGCGCCATCCGGGCCCGCAACTCCGACGTCAGCTACGCGATCGCGTCGATCCTGGCCCTCGGCGCCGTCGCACTGTTCGTGCTGCCGCCGCTGGGGCACGCCATCGGGCTGACCGACCACGAGTTCGGATTGTGGGCCGGCCTCGCGGTCGACAACACCGCCGAGACCACGGCCACCGGCTACCTGTTCTCCGACGAGGCCGGCAAGACTGCCGTCCTCGTGAAGTCGGTGCGCAACGCGCTGATCGGTTTCGTCGTCCTCGGTTTCGCCATCTACTGGGCCGCCAGGGGAGAGGCCGACGCCGTCGCCTCCGGCGTGCGTGCCAAGGCCGCGTTCGTCTGGCAGAAGTTCCCGAAGTTCGTGCTCGGCTTCCTCGCGGTCTCGGCCGTCGTCACCGCCGGGCTGTTGAGCAAGGGACAGATCGCGAACCTGGCCGCGGTGTCCAAGTGGGCGTTCCTGCTGACCTTCGCGGGCGTCGGGCTGTCCACCGACTTCCGGCAGATCGCGCGGACCGGCTGGCGCCCGCTCGTCGTCGCGGTGATCGGCCTGGTCGTGGTGGCGACGGTGTCACTGGCGCTGGTGCTGCTGACCTCGCGGGTCCTGGGCTGGGGCATCGGGGGCTGACCGCCACCTGTTCGAGACCGACGAATGGTCGCTGCCGACGAACGGCAGCGACCATTTCGTTGTTTTCAAGGCTGGTTGAGCAGCGATTTGGAGCGTTATGGCTGCTCGCCTACTATGTAAGGGTTGCCCAGGGCAGACCCCGGTCATCACGTGACCTCGCGTGCCTTTGGACAACAAGACCGCGCACGTCCAGGTCGGTATCTGGCGTGCATACAAAACCCAGGTCAGGAGATCGAGTGATTCAGCAGGAATCGCGACTCAAGGTCGCCGACAACACGGGCGCAAAGGAAATCCTTTGCATCCGCGTGCTCGGTGGCTCGTCGCGGCGCTACGCCGGCATCGGCGACATCATCGTGGCGACCGTCAAGGACGCCATCCCGGGCGGCAACGTCAAGCGTGGTGACGTGGTCAAGGCCGTCGTCGTGCGCACCGTCAAGGAGCGCCGCCGGCCGGACGGCAGCTACATCAAGTTCGACGAGAACGCCGCCGTCATCATCAAGAACGACAATGACCCCCGCGGTACCCGCATCTTCGGGCCGGTCGGTCGCGAACTGCGCGAGAAGAAGTTCATGAAGATCGTCTCGCTGGCCCCGGAGGTTTTGTGATGAAGGTGCACAAGGGCGACACCGTGCTGGTCATCGCCGGCAAGGACAAGGGTGCCAAGGGCAAGGTCATCGAGGCCTACCCGACCCGCAACAAGGTGCTCGTTGAGGGCGTCAACCGGATCAAGAAGCACACTGCGCAGTCGCAGAACGAGCGCGGTGCATCGTCGGGTGGCATCGTCACCCAGGAGGCGCCGATCCACGTTTCCAACGTGATGGTGGTCGACTCCGACGGCAACGCGACCCGCATCGGCTACCGCGTCGATGAGGAGAGCGGCAAGAAGGTCCGTATCTCTAAGCGCAATGGCAAGGACATCTGAGATGACCACTGTGGAAAACACTCAGCCCCGGCTGAAGACGCGTTACCGCGAAGAGATCCGCGACGCGCTCAACAATGAATTCAACTACGCCAACGTCATGCAGATCCCCGGCGTGGTCAAGGTTGTCGTCAACATGGGTGTCGGTGACGCCGCCCGCGACGCCAAGCTGATCAACGGCGCGGTCAACGACCTGACGCTGATCACCGGCCAGAAGCCGGAAATCCGCAAGGCCCGCAAGTCCATCGCGCAGTTCAAGCTGCGTGAGGGCATGCCGATCGGCTGCCGCGTCACCCTGCGTGGCGACCGCATGTGGGAGTTCCTGGACCGCCTGATCTCCATCGCTCTGCCCCGTATCCGCGACTTCCGCGGTCTGTCGGCCAAGCAGTTCGACGGCAGCGGCAACTACACCTTCGGCCTCAACGAGCAGTCGATGTTCCACGAGATCGACGTCGACTCGATCGACCGCCCCCGCGGCATGGACATCACGGTCGTCACCTCGGCCACCACTGACGACGAAGGCCGTGCGTTGCTGCGGGCCCTGGGCTTCCCGTTCAAGGAGAACTGACAATGGCAAAGAAGGCTCTGGTCAACAAGGCCAACAAGAAGCCGAAGTTCGCGGTGCGTGGCTACACCCGCTGCAACAAGTGCGGTCGCCCGCACTCGGTGTTCCGCAAGTTCGGCCTGTGCCGAATCTGCCTGCGGGAGATGGCCCACGCCGGCGAGCTGCCCGGCGTGCAGAAGTCCAGCTGGTGACTCTGCCCGTCTCATGACGCTGTAGAAAGCCGCCCCGGTCCTGGTGACCGGGGCGGCTTTTGCGTTCTGCGGGGCGCGCGGCTCGTCGAGCGTGCACACAGATCGTCCAGAACAGCGGATCCGCGGTCTCTGTGCACATTCGCCGCGCCACGTGGTGAGGCGACTTCGTGAATGTGCGCAGGGATCGCAAAAAGTGTGGATCCGGTGATCTGGATGCACATTCGTGGCACGAACTGGCTGCGCGAGCTCGCGAAAGCGCGGATTTGGCCCTGAGCTGCGCATTGTCTACACTGGGCAGGTTGCCATGGGCGTTTTCGTCCAATGGCCGATCGGCATGTGCCTTCCGAAGCTGGATTGCACTACTGATGCACGACCCCTGACCGACCCCGGTCAGATAAGGGAAAACACTTCGTAGCAGGCCCACGATGTGACGTGCCGAGCCACCGCAAGGTGGGACCGGCACGGGCGTGATGTATGGGAACCGCAGCGAGAAAGGTTGATCAACGCTGTCATGACAATGACGGATCCGATCGCAGACTTCTTGACACGTCTGCGCAACGCCAACTCGGCGTACCACGACGAGGTGACCCTGCCCCACTCGAAGATCAAGGCGAACATCGCCGAGATCCTCAAGAAGGAGGGTTACATCACTGACTACCGCACCGAGGACGCCCGCGTGGGCAAGAGCCTCGTTGTGTCCCTCAAGTACGGCCCGAGCCGCGAGCGCAGCATCGCCGGCCTCCGCCGGGTGTCCAAGCCCGGTCTGCGGGTGTACGCGAAATCCACCAACCTGCCGCGGGTTCTGGGTGGCCTGGGCGTGGCGATCATCTCCACGTCCTCCGGCCTGCTCACCGACCGCCAGGCAGCTCGACAGGGCGTGGGCGGCGAAGTCCTCGCTTACGTCTGGTAGGGGGCAGAAAACATGTCGCGTATTGGTAAGCAGCCGGTCGTTGTGCCGGCCGGTGTCGATGTGACCATCGACGGCCAGAACGTCGCGGTCAAGGGCCCCAAGGGCACCCTGACGCTGGATGTCGCTGAGCCGCTCGAGGTGTCGCGCAATGACGAAGGTGCCATCGTGGTCACCCGTCCGAACGACGAGCGTCGCAACCGCTCGCTGCACGGACTGTCCCGCACCCTGATCGCCAACCTGGTGACCGGTGTGACGCAGGGCTACACCACCAAGATGGAAATCTTCGGCGTCGGTTACCGCGTGCAGGCCAAGGGCTCGAACCTGGAGTTCGCGCTCGGCTACAGCCACCCGGTGCTGATCGAGGCCCCCGAGGGCATCACGTTCGCAGTCGAGACCCCGACGAAGTTCTCGGTGTCCGGCATCGACAAGCAGAAAGTCGGCCAGATCTCGGCAGTCATCCGCCGCCTGCGTCGCCCCGACCCGTACAAGGGCAAGGGCATTCGCTACGAGGGTGAGCAGATCCGCCGCAAGGTCGGAAAGACAGGTAAGTAGCAATGGCCAACACTGAGACTGACAAGCGTAAGCCGTTGGGCCAGAACATCTCTGAGACCCGTCGGGTGGCGCGTCTGCGTCGTCACGCCCGTCTGCGCAAGAAGGTCGCCGGCACCGCCGAGCGTCCGCGCCTGATGGTCAACCGCTCCTCGCGGCACATCCACGTCCAGGTGATCGACGACCTGACCGGCACCACGCTGGCCGCCGCGTCGTCCATCGAGGCCGACGTGCGTGCCGTCGACGGTGACAAGAAGGCCGTCAGCACCCGCGTGGGTCAGCTGATCGCCGAGCGCGCCAAGGCTGCCGGCATCTCCGAGGTCGTTTTCGACCGCGGTGGCTACAGCTACGGCGGCCGGATCGCCGCTCTCGCGGACGCCGCTCGTGAAGGCGGGTTGACGTTCTAATGACTTACTTGAAGATGACCGGAAGGACTGCATGATGGCCGAGCAGGCTGGCGCCGCTTCGGCGCAGGACAACCGTGGCGGTCGTGGTGACCGCGACGGCCGTGGTCGCCGCGATGACCGCGGTGGCCGTGGTCGCGGCGACGACCGCGGTGAGAAGAGCAACTACATCGAGCGCGTTGTCACCATCAACCGCGTTTCGAAGGTGGTCAAGGGTGGTCGGCGCTTCAGCTTCACCGCGCTGGTGATCGTCGGCGACGGCCACGGCATGGTGGGCGTCGGCTACGGCAAGGCCAAGGAAGTTCCGGCCGCCATCGCCAAGGGTGTCGAGGAGGCTCGCAAGGGCTTCTTCCGCGTCCCGCTGATCGGTGGCACCATCGTGCACCCGGTTCAGGGTGAGGCTGCTGCCGGTGTCGTGATGCTGCGTCCGGCCAGCCCGGGTACCGGTGTCATCGCTGGTGGTGCGGCTCGCGCGGTGCTGGAGTGCGCCGGCGTGCACGACATCCTGGCCAAGTCGCTGGGCAGCGACAACGCGATCAACGTGGTGCACGCCACCGTTGCCGCGCTGAAGCAGCTGCAGCGTCCGGAGGAAGTGGCGGCCCGTCGTGGCCTGCCCATCGAAGATGTTGCGCCGGCCGGCATGCTGCGGGCCCGGCGTGAGGCAGAAGCGCTCGCCGCCTCGGCAGCGCGTGAAGGATCGGCATAATCATGGCTGAACTGAAGATCACCCAGGTGCGTGGCACCGTGGGTGCCCGGTGGAAGCAGCGCGAGAGCCTGCGGACGCTGGGACTGCGCAAGATCCGCCAGTCCGTCGTTCGCGAGGACAACGCGCAGACCCGTGGTCTGCTCGCGGTGGTCAACCACCTCGTCACGGTTGAGGAGGCGTAAATGAGCGTCATCAAGCTGCACGACCTCAAGCCGGCCGCGGGGTCCAAGAAGGCCAAGACCCGCGTCGGTCGTGGTGAGGGCTCCAAGGGTAAGACCGCTGGTCGTGGTACCAAGGGCACCAAGGCCCGCAAGAACGTCCCCGTGACGTTCGAGGGTGGCCAGATGCCGATCCACATGCGTCTGCCGAAGCTCAAGGGCTTCCGCAACCGCTTCCGCACGGAGTACGCGGTGGTGAACGTCGGCGACCTCGCCAAGGCGTTCCCGCAGGGCGGCACCGTCGGTGTGGACGAGCTGGTGGCCGCGGGCCTGGTTCGCAAGAACACCCTGGTCAAGGTGCTCGGCGACGGCAAGCTGGCTGTCAAGGTCGACGTCACCGCCAACAAGTTCAGCGGTAGCGCCCGCGAGGCGATCACCGCTGCTGGTGGTAGCGCGACCGAGCTGTAACTGTTTCGCGAAAAGGGAGTCTCGGCCTTCGGCCGGGGCTCCCTTTTTGTGTCCGCCGAGAATGAGCTTGTGTGCCACTTTCGTCGCGGAATTGGCACACAAGCTCAGTTTCGGCGGCCCTGGTCCGGCAGCTAGTTCTGCAACCGGGCGCCCAGGACGTCGTAGAAGAGTGCCTGGCGGATGGCCAGTTCGCGGGGATCACTGACCAGATGGAAGCCCAGCCGGTTCATCACGTAGCCGAAGCCCACGCCGGTGTCGGGGTCGGCGAAACCGAACGAGCCACCGAAGCCGGGGGTGCCGAACGCCTTGCCCGACGAGCCGAAGGCGAACGTCGGGATCGGCTTGCAGAGGCCCAGTGCGTAGGCGATCTCGGCGCGCATCACCTTGTCCCGGGTGCCGCCTGACGGATCGCGCGGCGGCGCGATCAGCGCATCGAAAATCTCTGGGGTGAAACCTATTTCGCTCCCGCCGGTCGCCGCGGCGCCGTAGAGGCCGGCCAGTGCGCGCGCCGTGCCGGTGCCGTTGGCG from Mycolicibacterium phocaicum includes the following:
- the rplO gene encoding 50S ribosomal protein L15; the protein is MSVIKLHDLKPAAGSKKAKTRVGRGEGSKGKTAGRGTKGTKARKNVPVTFEGGQMPIHMRLPKLKGFRNRFRTEYAVVNVGDLAKAFPQGGTVGVDELVAAGLVRKNTLVKVLGDGKLAVKVDVTANKFSGSAREAITAAGGSATEL
- a CDS encoding YeiH family protein, producing MTVDAADTADHVESGDHTESTGARRFLDYVPGLLLLIAVGLAGKYAQIGWLALAKQQHWHVPDIEYVLWAIVFGLIITNTVGLHRIFRPGVATYEFWLKVGIVLLGARFVLGDVLKLGATSLVQILIDMTVAGAIILAAARWFGLSGKLGSLLAIGTSICGVSAIIAAKGAIRARNSDVSYAIASILALGAVALFVLPPLGHAIGLTDHEFGLWAGLAVDNTAETTATGYLFSDEAGKTAVLVKSVRNALIGFVVLGFAIYWAARGEADAVASGVRAKAAFVWQKFPKFVLGFLAVSAVVTAGLLSKGQIANLAAVSKWAFLLTFAGVGLSTDFRQIARTGWRPLVVAVIGLVVVATVSLALVLLTSRVLGWGIGG
- the rpsH gene encoding 30S ribosomal protein S8 — translated: MTMTDPIADFLTRLRNANSAYHDEVTLPHSKIKANIAEILKKEGYITDYRTEDARVGKSLVVSLKYGPSRERSIAGLRRVSKPGLRVYAKSTNLPRVLGGLGVAIISTSSGLLTDRQAARQGVGGEVLAYVW
- the rpmD gene encoding 50S ribosomal protein L30, which gives rise to MAELKITQVRGTVGARWKQRESLRTLGLRKIRQSVVREDNAQTRGLLAVVNHLVTVEEA
- a CDS encoding DMT family transporter; the encoded protein is MNWLILALAGGVEIAWSQSIKPTDGFTRLLPTVICVVVGALSVYLLSLAMRTLPVGTAYAVFTGIGAVGAIAIGVLVHKDPLNIGRAVALSMIVGGIMLARLTNPE
- the rpsE gene encoding 30S ribosomal protein S5, encoding MAEQAGAASAQDNRGGRGDRDGRGRRDDRGGRGRGDDRGEKSNYIERVVTINRVSKVVKGGRRFSFTALVIVGDGHGMVGVGYGKAKEVPAAIAKGVEEARKGFFRVPLIGGTIVHPVQGEAAAGVVMLRPASPGTGVIAGGAARAVLECAGVHDILAKSLGSDNAINVVHATVAALKQLQRPEEVAARRGLPIEDVAPAGMLRARREAEALAASAAREGSA
- the rplE gene encoding 50S ribosomal protein L5 translates to MTTVENTQPRLKTRYREEIRDALNNEFNYANVMQIPGVVKVVVNMGVGDAARDAKLINGAVNDLTLITGQKPEIRKARKSIAQFKLREGMPIGCRVTLRGDRMWEFLDRLISIALPRIRDFRGLSAKQFDGSGNYTFGLNEQSMFHEIDVDSIDRPRGMDITVVTSATTDDEGRALLRALGFPFKEN
- a CDS encoding arylsulfatase yields the protein MATEFQGTIKLDIRDSEPDWTPYAAPTAPAGAPNVLYLVWDDTGIATWDCFGGLVDMPAMRRIADKGVRLSQFHTTALCSPTRASLLTGRNATSVGMATIEEFTDGFPNCHGRIPFETALLSEVLAERGWNTYCVGKWHLTPLEESNLASTKRHWPLSRGFERFYGFMGGETDQWYPELVYDNHPVAPPATPEEGYHLSKDLADKTIEFIRDAKVIAPDKPWFSYVCPGAGHAPHHVFKDWADKYAGKFDMGYEAYRDLVLENQKRLGIVPPDTELSPMNPYLDVKGPNGEPWPLQDTVRPWDGLSDDEKRLFARMAEVFAGFLSYTDAQIGRILDYLEESGQLDNTLIVVISDNGASGEGGPNGSVNENKFFNGYIDTVEESMRYFDTLGSPDTYNHYPIGWAMAFNTPYKLFKRYASHEGGIADTAIISWPNGIAAHGEVRDNYVNVADITPTVYDLLDIEPPTEVRGVPQRPLEGVSFKAALEDSAAGTGKATQFYAMLGTRGIWHDGWFAGTVHAATPSGWSHFDKDRWELFHIASDRSQCHDLAAENPTKLAEMQELWFAEAAKYNGLPLADLNVFETLLRDRPYLMRDRQTFTYYPGTAEVGIGAGVELRGQSFSVLAEVDVESAAAEGVLFKQGAGHGGHVLFVQDGRLQYVYNFMGEDEQVVSALDPLPLGRHVFGVHYDRTGTVAGSHTPLGTVELRIDDAVVATRPDIRAHPGTFGLAGGGVAVGRNAGQPVSNRYRAPFPFVGGTIAKVVVDISGTPYLDVEQELAKAFCKD
- the rplF gene encoding 50S ribosomal protein L6, with amino-acid sequence MSRIGKQPVVVPAGVDVTIDGQNVAVKGPKGTLTLDVAEPLEVSRNDEGAIVVTRPNDERRNRSLHGLSRTLIANLVTGVTQGYTTKMEIFGVGYRVQAKGSNLEFALGYSHPVLIEAPEGITFAVETPTKFSVSGIDKQKVGQISAVIRRLRRPDPYKGKGIRYEGEQIRRKVGKTGK
- a CDS encoding type Z 30S ribosomal protein S14; the protein is MAKKALVNKANKKPKFAVRGYTRCNKCGRPHSVFRKFGLCRICLREMAHAGELPGVQKSSW
- the rplN gene encoding 50S ribosomal protein L14; this encodes MIQQESRLKVADNTGAKEILCIRVLGGSSRRYAGIGDIIVATVKDAIPGGNVKRGDVVKAVVVRTVKERRRPDGSYIKFDENAAVIIKNDNDPRGTRIFGPVGRELREKKFMKIVSLAPEVL
- the rplR gene encoding 50S ribosomal protein L18 produces the protein MANTETDKRKPLGQNISETRRVARLRRHARLRKKVAGTAERPRLMVNRSSRHIHVQVIDDLTGTTLAAASSIEADVRAVDGDKKAVSTRVGQLIAERAKAAGISEVVFDRGGYSYGGRIAALADAAREGGLTF
- the rplX gene encoding 50S ribosomal protein L24, whose product is MKVHKGDTVLVIAGKDKGAKGKVIEAYPTRNKVLVEGVNRIKKHTAQSQNERGASSGGIVTQEAPIHVSNVMVVDSDGNATRIGYRVDEESGKKVRISKRNGKDI
- a CDS encoding TetR/AcrR family transcriptional regulator; this encodes MDIGADLLGGDDAGAERADAARNRARILAAAADVFAARDPRTVTMEHIATAAGVGRGTLYRRYPNTAAIAVALLDEHERALQRQLISGEPPLGPGAAPAERLSAFYAAMVDLLDRHADLALGAEVGGARFGTGAYGFWAAHVRALLVQADVADPDALVDILLAPLAAENFLHQRDRGLSVAQISGALTRLAHAVLG
- a CDS encoding FMN-dependent NADH-azoreductase; translation: MTTLLHLDASARNPSISRQVSAAFARAWRAAAPGGTYRYRDVAADPVPFIDAGWTEICDAALAAGVTDLDELADLARTPAQSAAWAVVEPLLAELRSADVVLIGTPMYNYSIPAALKAWLDQVTFPRMSLAPRRFVVATARGGAYSPGSPKAAFDYQERFLRDFFAGHFAVTDTVFINAELANSRVDPTLAQFRNGHDASLAAALSTARALAAEYAK